From a region of the Hemibagrus wyckioides isolate EC202008001 linkage group LG14, SWU_Hwy_1.0, whole genome shotgun sequence genome:
- the wnt7bb gene encoding protein Wnt-7b isoform X1: MIVFSSRTVLLSVYYPQIFLILTSGSYLALSSVVALGANIICNKIPGLAPRQRAICQSRPDAIIVIGEGAQLGINECQYQFRYGRWNCSALGERTVFGQELRVGSKEAAFTYAITAAGVAHAVTAACSQGNMSHCGCDREKQGYYNQEEGWKWGGCSADIKHGIEFSRRFVDAREIKKTARRLMNLHNNEAGRKVLEERMKLECKCHGVSGSCTTKTCWTTLPKFREIGYVLKDKYNKAVHVEVVPANRLRQPTFLKVKKVHGYQKPEETDLVYIERSPNYCEEDAKTGSVGTQGRLCNRTSAHTDGCDLMCCGRGYNTHQYTKVWQCNCKFQWCCFVKCNTCSERTEVFTCK; this comes from the exons GGCCCTTTCCTCTGTGGTGGCCCTGGGTGCCAACATCATCTGCAATAAGATTCCAGGCCTGGCTCCTCGCCAGCGGGCCATCTGCCAAAGTCGTCCCGACGCCATCATTGTAATAGGCGAGGGGGCTCAGCTGGGCATAAATGAGTGTCAGTACCAGTTCCGCTACGGCCGTTGGAATTGCTCGGCCCTGGGAGAGCGCACTGTCTTTGGCCAGGAACTCCGAGTAG GCAGCAAGGAGGCTGCATTCACCTATGCCATCACAGCTGCCGGAGTGGCCCATGCAGTGACAGCGGCATGCAGCCAAGGCAACATGAGCCATTGTGGCTGCGATCGGGAGAAACAGGGCTACTACAACCAAGAGGAGGGCTGGAAGTGGGGAGGATGTTCCGCTGACATCAAACACGGCATCGAGTTCTCCCGGAGGTTCGTGGATGCTCGGGAGATTAAAAAAACCGCTCGCCGACTGATGAACCTGCACAACAACGAAGCAGGGAGAAAG GTGCTGGAAGAGCGGATGAAGCTGGAGTGTAAATGCCATGGCGTGTCAGGCTCTTGCACCACTAAGACATGCTGGACCACGCTTCCGAAGTTTAGAGAAATAGGCTACGTGCTAAAGGACAAGTACAATAAAGCAGTCCATGTGGAGGTAGTTCCAGCCAATAGACTACGCCAGCCCACCTTCCTCAAGGTGAAAAAAGTCCATGGCTATCAAAAACCCGAGGAGACGGATCTGGTCTACATAGAGCGTTCACCTAACTACTGTGAGGAGGACGCTAAGACCGGTAGCGTGGGGACGCAGGGTCGTTTATGTAACAGAACGTCGGCGCATACAGACGGCTGCGACCTCATGTGCTGCGGCCGAGGGTACAACACTCACCAGTACACCAAGGTGTGGCAGTGTAACTGCAAGTTTCAGTGGTGCTGCTTTGTCAAATGCAACACCTGCAGCGAGAGGACGGAGGTGTTCACCTGCAAATAA
- the wnt7bb gene encoding protein Wnt-7b isoform X2, translating to MPRSLTQWMIKVLLCFAIVYLRLGALSSVVALGANIICNKIPGLAPRQRAICQSRPDAIIVIGEGAQLGINECQYQFRYGRWNCSALGERTVFGQELRVGSKEAAFTYAITAAGVAHAVTAACSQGNMSHCGCDREKQGYYNQEEGWKWGGCSADIKHGIEFSRRFVDAREIKKTARRLMNLHNNEAGRKVLEERMKLECKCHGVSGSCTTKTCWTTLPKFREIGYVLKDKYNKAVHVEVVPANRLRQPTFLKVKKVHGYQKPEETDLVYIERSPNYCEEDAKTGSVGTQGRLCNRTSAHTDGCDLMCCGRGYNTHQYTKVWQCNCKFQWCCFVKCNTCSERTEVFTCK from the exons GGCCCTTTCCTCTGTGGTGGCCCTGGGTGCCAACATCATCTGCAATAAGATTCCAGGCCTGGCTCCTCGCCAGCGGGCCATCTGCCAAAGTCGTCCCGACGCCATCATTGTAATAGGCGAGGGGGCTCAGCTGGGCATAAATGAGTGTCAGTACCAGTTCCGCTACGGCCGTTGGAATTGCTCGGCCCTGGGAGAGCGCACTGTCTTTGGCCAGGAACTCCGAGTAG GCAGCAAGGAGGCTGCATTCACCTATGCCATCACAGCTGCCGGAGTGGCCCATGCAGTGACAGCGGCATGCAGCCAAGGCAACATGAGCCATTGTGGCTGCGATCGGGAGAAACAGGGCTACTACAACCAAGAGGAGGGCTGGAAGTGGGGAGGATGTTCCGCTGACATCAAACACGGCATCGAGTTCTCCCGGAGGTTCGTGGATGCTCGGGAGATTAAAAAAACCGCTCGCCGACTGATGAACCTGCACAACAACGAAGCAGGGAGAAAG GTGCTGGAAGAGCGGATGAAGCTGGAGTGTAAATGCCATGGCGTGTCAGGCTCTTGCACCACTAAGACATGCTGGACCACGCTTCCGAAGTTTAGAGAAATAGGCTACGTGCTAAAGGACAAGTACAATAAAGCAGTCCATGTGGAGGTAGTTCCAGCCAATAGACTACGCCAGCCCACCTTCCTCAAGGTGAAAAAAGTCCATGGCTATCAAAAACCCGAGGAGACGGATCTGGTCTACATAGAGCGTTCACCTAACTACTGTGAGGAGGACGCTAAGACCGGTAGCGTGGGGACGCAGGGTCGTTTATGTAACAGAACGTCGGCGCATACAGACGGCTGCGACCTCATGTGCTGCGGCCGAGGGTACAACACTCACCAGTACACCAAGGTGTGGCAGTGTAACTGCAAGTTTCAGTGGTGCTGCTTTGTCAAATGCAACACCTGCAGCGAGAGGACGGAGGTGTTCACCTGCAAATAA